From the genome of Candidatus Polarisedimenticolaceae bacterium:
TCGAGGCGCGCCGATTCGAGTCGCTCGCGGTTCTCCTCCAGGACCGCGTGGTTCGGGTCGTTCCGGTCGCGCTCGCGGCAGAGCACGATCGTCCTCGCGTCGACGAAGCGCGCGAGGTCGTCGACGTGGCCGTGGGTGTCGTCGCCCGCGATCCCCGAACCGAGCCAGATCGTGTTCGACGCGCCGAGCGTCGCCTTGAAGACCGCCTCGTAGTCCCGGCGCGCGAAGCCGGGGTTGCGGACCTGAACGGTCGGGTGGAGCAGGCACTCCTCGGTCGTGAGGATCGTGCCGCGCCCGTTGACGTCGATCGCGCCCCCCTCGAGGACGACCTCACGGTCGCGGTGCCTCACCGGGAGCAGGGGCGCGTCGAGCGCCTTCGCCGCGCGTTCGGGAACCTTGTCGTCCTTGCGCCAGTTCGGGTACTTCGCCCAGGCGTTGAAGCGGAAGCGGGCGATCGCCTTCCGGCCCTTCGACGCGACCCAGATCGGGCCCGAGTCGCGCGTCCAGCCGCGGTCGGTGGGGAACCTCCGGAAGTCCAGCCGGGCGAGATCGACGCCGTT
Proteins encoded in this window:
- a CDS encoding agmatine deiminase family protein, giving the protein MSRDAWRMPAEWEPHEATWLGWPHETSDWPGKFGPIPWAFAELVRLLAEGETVRLLVNDAAHEAKARRHLRRNGVDLARLDFRRFPTDRGWTRDSGPIWVASKGRKAIARFRFNAWAKYPNWRKDDKVPERAAKALDAPLLPVRHRDREVVLEGGAIDVNGRGTILTTEECLLHPTVQVRNPGFARRDYEAVFKATLGASNTIWLGSGIAGDDTHGHVDDLARFVDARTIVLCRERDRNDPNHAVLEENRERLESARLEDGSRPEVVFLPMPRPVVFDGLRLPASYANFLIANAGVLVPTFNDPADRLALGILSELLPDRPVIGVHARDLVWGLGTLHCLSQQEPTIR